Proteins encoded within one genomic window of Candidatus Berkiella cookevillensis:
- a CDS encoding AsmA-like C-terminal region-containing protein — translation MQFLMNIFKVIFKVTLFFVLLAIGGMVAIQFADLNKHSDAIEASFKKATGFDMNIKGNVKAQLLPYLATQIEDIDLIIDMNGVAYKVEVGGINLKINLYGLFNNVIDFDYFEFVNLKISQDQSKQALFMLKKVQGEMESTQDEVKFSNMLITHDTGTYHGRINFVMFGSHRKVSGKFEVDEMSIFSKNDKSNDASNSFFSLAGLSGLKGKIVLDAKQCFIKGIPFQKSRFTFDFNKEKVVVTNTAKVFDGDYNAQVTLQHLSSAKPQSDFAINIVKAKAAAMVQHFNPQLKVAGGLANFEFSGSAPLDKMPDYLNNLKAKAQFYLSDMDLLSTGQLRGSISDAVFNILSANKQDKLKCLAAKFSINNGVARSEQRIGLESTHLMGLGSADIDLKSEKLSMLIDFKSKSNSPIELGKFEGAVSVTGTISDPKVRIDNNMIKQGGSLALGFATSGISLLVESLIGMVQSESSACERIMSGN, via the coding sequence ATGCAATTTCTAATGAATATCTTTAAAGTAATATTCAAAGTTACTTTGTTTTTTGTATTGCTAGCAATTGGCGGCATGGTGGCCATTCAATTTGCTGATTTGAATAAGCATAGTGATGCCATTGAAGCGTCCTTCAAAAAAGCGACAGGCTTTGATATGAATATCAAAGGGAATGTTAAAGCGCAGTTATTGCCTTATTTGGCAACACAGATCGAAGATATTGATTTAATAATAGATATGAATGGTGTTGCTTACAAAGTAGAAGTTGGTGGAATTAATTTAAAAATTAATTTATATGGCTTGTTTAATAATGTTATTGATTTTGATTATTTTGAGTTTGTGAATCTAAAAATTTCTCAAGATCAGAGTAAGCAAGCATTATTTATGCTGAAGAAAGTGCAAGGCGAAATGGAGTCAACTCAAGATGAGGTGAAATTTTCTAACATGCTGATTACGCATGATACTGGCACATATCATGGCCGCATTAATTTTGTCATGTTTGGCAGTCATCGAAAAGTTTCAGGAAAGTTTGAAGTGGATGAGATGTCTATTTTCTCTAAAAATGACAAATCAAATGATGCATCAAATAGTTTCTTTTCTTTAGCTGGATTATCTGGATTAAAAGGAAAGATAGTACTTGATGCTAAGCAATGCTTCATAAAAGGAATCCCTTTTCAGAAAAGTCGTTTTACTTTTGATTTTAATAAAGAAAAAGTAGTGGTTACAAACACTGCAAAAGTGTTTGATGGTGATTATAATGCTCAGGTTACCCTGCAACATCTTTCTTCTGCTAAGCCACAATCTGATTTTGCCATCAATATTGTCAAAGCAAAAGCTGCTGCAATGGTCCAGCATTTTAATCCTCAATTGAAAGTGGCAGGGGGGCTTGCAAACTTTGAATTCTCTGGTAGTGCCCCATTAGATAAGATGCCTGATTATCTGAATAATTTAAAGGCGAAAGCTCAATTTTATCTTTCTGATATGGATCTTTTAAGTACAGGACAATTGAGGGGCAGCATCTCAGATGCTGTTTTTAATATACTGTCAGCAAATAAACAAGATAAGCTAAAGTGCTTGGCTGCAAAATTTTCAATTAATAACGGTGTTGCGCGTTCAGAGCAGCGTATTGGTTTAGAGTCAACCCATTTGATGGGGTTGGGCTCAGCGGATATTGATTTGAAATCTGAAAAATTATCTATGCTGATAGATTTCAAATCAAAAAGTAATTCGCCTATTGAACTTGGCAAATTTGAAGGTGCGGTTAGCGTTACAGGCACAATCTCTGATCCTAAGGTGCGTATCGATAACAATATGATTAAGCAAGGCGGCTCTTTGGCACTGGGTTTTGCTACGAGTGGGATTTCTTTGTTGGTAGAAAGCTTGATTGGTATGGTGCAGTCAGAAAGCTCTGCTTGCGAACGTATTATGTCTGGTAACTAG
- a CDS encoding tetratricopeptide repeat protein: protein MVLRSGLLIILAFTIAGCNKSETRFSESIIPETRCEQLIESIGAMGAYPICLQDARANIPQAQHALGKAFESGALGEEHKSYAVMWFERAVANHHPESELYLANYYLSNNKVNLGIQLLEKAAHRSDLRAQKILAKMYYEGKIIKKNSAKAKAWFEKAAQAHDAEAQYILYQILSQAEFLDVAKGRQLLLAAAKAQFVPAMEVIAEQKIEAKAYDAAALWLARASKAHSSKASYLLAKLVMEDKLSVKVDVAELLQRSQDYSPAKVLLAKCYIAGKYVRQDVKKAQQLLKQAAYENEPEAFYEMGVALLRGDYPWEKDNDLAIKYFKQAANMNFHPAKVIMATLFIDGKSIIDDKNQVITHLALMAISGDAQAQYKLAKTLADFSIPVYDRVAFFWLEKAANHDQKAAFLLANFYQEGIGTEINLNEAFSLYRNLASQHYAAAYLEVAKMYFRGTGVEKDAAQSKMWLAQAIKAQVPAAQDVAKEIFKEGFDVDIAENNADELLDFAAHSNVPSAIYRQGKNYLEGAHGYQQDWEKGLKLIEQAAAQSYPLAQRELGIMYENDLYEKNDLELAVIWYRKAALQGDEFSQYRLGHLYFNERLSPNKVEAYAWANLAAQSGMLPAEDLKNSIYETLNQEELDRGENLSMEILKEYQQEEDEDDSFIVEAPTTDDISLPEMSSNKQRIFEQQIVR, encoded by the coding sequence ATGGTGTTGAGGTCTGGATTACTCATTATATTAGCCTTCACAATAGCAGGCTGTAATAAATCGGAAACACGATTTTCAGAATCTATCATTCCAGAGACGCGATGTGAACAACTGATTGAATCTATAGGAGCAATGGGAGCTTACCCTATTTGCTTACAGGATGCGAGAGCTAATATTCCACAAGCGCAGCATGCACTGGGGAAAGCTTTTGAATCAGGTGCATTAGGAGAAGAGCATAAGTCTTATGCTGTTATGTGGTTTGAAAGAGCTGTCGCAAATCATCATCCAGAATCAGAGCTATATTTAGCGAATTATTATTTATCTAACAATAAAGTGAATTTAGGTATTCAATTATTAGAAAAAGCCGCACATCGCTCTGATTTAAGAGCACAAAAAATCTTAGCGAAGATGTATTATGAAGGCAAAATAATTAAGAAAAATAGTGCAAAAGCAAAAGCGTGGTTTGAAAAAGCAGCACAAGCTCATGATGCAGAAGCACAATATATTTTGTATCAAATTTTATCGCAAGCTGAATTTTTAGATGTGGCTAAAGGGCGACAGTTGTTATTGGCTGCAGCAAAGGCACAATTCGTTCCTGCAATGGAAGTCATTGCTGAGCAGAAAATTGAAGCCAAAGCTTATGATGCGGCAGCTTTGTGGTTAGCCAGAGCAAGTAAGGCACATTCTTCTAAGGCATCCTATTTACTTGCGAAGCTTGTCATGGAGGATAAACTATCGGTGAAAGTTGATGTGGCAGAGTTATTGCAAAGAAGCCAAGATTATTCACCGGCAAAAGTTTTATTGGCAAAATGCTATATTGCTGGAAAATATGTTAGACAAGATGTTAAAAAAGCGCAGCAATTACTTAAGCAGGCTGCCTATGAAAATGAGCCTGAAGCATTTTATGAAATGGGTGTTGCACTTTTACGTGGTGATTATCCTTGGGAAAAGGATAATGATCTAGCCATAAAATATTTTAAACAAGCTGCGAATATGAATTTTCATCCTGCAAAAGTGATCATGGCTACTTTATTTATTGATGGCAAATCAATTATAGATGACAAAAATCAAGTTATTACGCATTTAGCATTAATGGCGATCAGTGGTGATGCACAAGCGCAGTACAAGTTAGCAAAAACCTTGGCGGATTTTTCTATTCCTGTTTATGATAGAGTCGCTTTTTTCTGGTTAGAAAAAGCAGCAAATCATGATCAAAAGGCGGCTTTTTTACTCGCAAATTTTTATCAGGAAGGCATTGGCACGGAAATAAATTTAAATGAAGCTTTTTCACTTTATCGCAATCTTGCATCACAACATTATGCCGCTGCTTATTTAGAAGTGGCCAAAATGTATTTTAGAGGCACTGGTGTTGAGAAAGATGCTGCTCAATCAAAAATGTGGCTAGCACAAGCCATTAAAGCGCAAGTACCAGCAGCACAAGATGTAGCAAAAGAAATATTTAAAGAAGGTTTTGATGTTGATATTGCAGAAAACAATGCAGATGAACTGTTAGATTTTGCAGCACATTCCAATGTGCCTTCAGCTATCTATAGACAAGGTAAAAATTATCTTGAGGGAGCGCATGGTTACCAACAAGATTGGGAAAAAGGCCTTAAACTGATTGAACAGGCAGCTGCACAATCTTATCCTTTGGCACAAAGAGAGCTAGGCATTATGTATGAAAACGATCTCTATGAAAAAAATGATCTTGAACTTGCAGTTATTTGGTACAGAAAAGCTGCATTGCAAGGGGATGAGTTTTCACAATATCGTTTAGGGCATTTATATTTTAATGAAAGGCTATCGCCGAATAAAGTAGAAGCCTATGCTTGGGCAAATTTAGCGGCACAATCTGGCATGCTTCCCGCAGAAGACTTAAAGAACAGTATTTATGAAACTCTTAATCAGGAAGAGCTTGATAGGGGTGAAAATTTAAGTATGGAAATTTTGAAAGAATATCAACAAGAAGAAGATGAAGACGACAGTTTCATTGTAGAAGCACCAACAACAGACGATATTTCTCTTCCTGAGATGTCATCGAATAAACAGAGAATTTTTGAACAACAAATTGTGAGATAA